The following coding sequences are from one bacterium BMS3Abin14 window:
- a CDS encoding two component regulator propeller — MKPHRGPAILLFLIFLGFSLFFHLPDARSLDAVLTPPPGTYHKAVSVRFVLPAGASAHFTLDGTEPSLNSPAFSSPVDIEENTVIRYITVDVSGIIGAVKEAFYRIDLPESSPDRLLTVATPGGGHFSGGIRVKLEGSVGAAVYYTMDGSDPDTGSPVFTSPVLLTSDTILKFFSMGRDGTREPVRSERYSFSLSDRIVDMTPPEPTVTPSPEEYKTGDLVHLKADEKCELYYTLDGSNPTEKSIKYKKPFPLRGNTVLSFFAVDRAHNRSGTHVATYVVDTEPGLDSHTYNVPLVLDHNTVLKYFSVDRMDNREKVKTAEYTFDSTPPKTTVTPPGGEYRPPVSVTLGTEEGAVIHYTLDGSAPDTDSPVYSNALTFKIPTILKFFAVDRLGNKEAVQTHRYLFINGVWRKYARGVFLLPSVTDGHTLWMGSETGLVVYTIGSGSRKFVGQREGLSGGKINDMVLDEKDDLWIATEAGITVRKRAGESFNVGTKQGLPSREVISLGVDIDNSIWAGTKNGVAHIKGDVVLEVLKKKDGLLDDTVLAIAVDALGNKWFGTRKGLSMFTGSKWRNFTRESGLAKNEVRTVALDSLWNVWCGTPDGISVFDGANWRTYRRKDGLPSNVIILIAPDIDGEVWVATRGGVARFTGGRWVREESP; from the coding sequence TTGAAACCGCATCGCGGCCCTGCTATCCTGTTATTCCTGATTTTTCTCGGGTTCTCACTGTTTTTTCATCTCCCGGATGCCCGGTCACTGGATGCCGTCCTGACTCCGCCGCCTGGAACTTACCACAAGGCTGTCTCGGTCAGATTCGTGTTGCCTGCCGGGGCAAGCGCCCATTTCACACTGGATGGTACTGAACCTTCTTTAAACTCCCCTGCGTTCAGTTCCCCCGTCGACATCGAAGAAAATACGGTTATCCGGTATATTACTGTGGACGTGTCGGGGATCATTGGCGCCGTGAAGGAGGCCTTTTATCGAATAGATCTGCCGGAATCCAGCCCTGACCGTCTGTTGACCGTCGCAACTCCAGGGGGAGGGCATTTTTCAGGAGGCATCCGGGTCAAGCTGGAAGGCAGTGTCGGAGCTGCCGTCTATTACACCATGGATGGTTCGGACCCGGATACCGGCAGCCCTGTGTTTACCTCGCCTGTCCTTCTGACCAGTGATACTATTTTAAAATTTTTCTCCATGGGAAGAGATGGGACAAGAGAACCCGTAAGATCGGAGCGTTACAGTTTCAGCCTGAGCGACAGGATTGTGGATATGACCCCGCCGGAACCAACCGTTACACCCTCTCCAGAGGAGTATAAAACCGGTGATCTTGTCCATCTCAAGGCAGATGAGAAATGCGAGTTGTACTATACCCTTGACGGATCGAATCCCACTGAAAAATCAATTAAATATAAAAAACCTTTCCCCCTCAGGGGCAATACTGTCCTCAGTTTTTTTGCCGTTGACCGGGCCCACAATCGCAGCGGGACCCATGTGGCAACGTATGTGGTTGATACCGAGCCCGGGCTTGACTCACACACCTATAACGTTCCCCTGGTCCTGGATCACAATACTGTTTTGAAATATTTTTCAGTGGATCGGATGGACAACAGAGAGAAGGTTAAAACGGCGGAGTACACCTTCGACTCAACACCTCCGAAGACCACTGTGACGCCCCCCGGGGGCGAATACAGACCGCCCGTATCCGTTACACTTGGAACCGAAGAGGGAGCGGTCATCCATTACACCCTTGATGGGAGCGCCCCGGATACCGATAGCCCTGTCTATTCCAATGCTTTGACATTCAAGATCCCCACCATTTTGAAGTTCTTCGCCGTGGACAGACTCGGCAATAAGGAGGCTGTCCAGACCCATCGATATCTATTTATCAATGGAGTCTGGCGGAAGTACGCACGCGGGGTGTTCCTGCTGCCCAGCGTGACGGACGGGCACACGCTCTGGATGGGTTCCGAAACGGGTCTGGTCGTCTACACCATCGGATCGGGTTCGCGGAAGTTTGTCGGACAGCGGGAGGGTCTTTCCGGCGGTAAAATCAACGATATGGTTTTAGATGAGAAAGACGACCTGTGGATAGCCACCGAGGCGGGCATAACGGTCAGGAAGAGGGCTGGCGAATCTTTCAATGTTGGAACAAAACAGGGACTGCCGTCCAGAGAGGTCATCAGCCTGGGTGTGGACATCGACAATTCCATCTGGGCCGGGACAAAAAACGGGGTGGCTCACATCAAGGGGGATGTCGTTCTGGAGGTCCTCAAAAAAAAGGACGGGCTACTGGACGATACCGTCCTGGCCATTGCTGTGGATGCCCTCGGGAACAAGTGGTTCGGCACCAGAAAAGGTCTTTCAATGTTCACTGGGTCAAAGTGGCGTAACTTTACCAGAGAAAGCGGTCTGGCAAAAAACGAGGTTCGAACCGTTGCCCTGGATTCCCTCTGGAACGTATGGTGCGGCACACCGGATGGTATCTCGGTGTTCGATGGCGCCAACTGGAGAACCTACAGGCGGAAGGATGGGCTGCCGAGCAACGTCATTATCCTCATTGCCCCCGATATCGATGGTGAGGTGTGGGTTGCGACCCGGGGCGGAGTGGCCCGATTTACGGGGGGGCGCTGGGTGAGGGAGGAATCGCCTTAG
- the tdh gene encoding L-threonine 3-dehydrogenase, with translation MRALTVTPSTGEFAIRDIPMPAMEADEVLVRITRVAFTRRDRLIMENPGTVPPEGSTYLIPGHIAMGRVVEAGSLVKNLVAGDLVVPTIRRDCDKCIDARSDLCPHPDKYMDSGLLRAHGFAREFIVLKSRYLINLPDDLENLALLLTPLSVAEKAHGEAVQILERYNYYCFHNDDSFPPRTLVTGMGPVGIMTAFLLSLYNYRITVFGRRESDDSRSAVFDPLDVEFINTARVPLERLGKAGYHFNHIFETTGDPAYIMRTLPFMGFNAIMVLMGIPENVTEGANLEINGTALFSRMIEGNQMLMGSLKAGRDAFNSSVKHLTELSDLYGKQLSGLITHTFPLEEYHKALALDSREAILPVLDLT, from the coding sequence ATGAGAGCCCTTACAGTGACCCCCTCCACGGGGGAGTTCGCCATCAGGGACATTCCCATGCCGGCGATGGAAGCCGACGAGGTTCTCGTCCGCATTACGCGGGTCGCATTTACGCGCAGGGACCGCCTCATCATGGAAAACCCGGGAACCGTCCCTCCTGAAGGGTCAACATACCTGATACCCGGGCACATCGCCATGGGCAGGGTGGTGGAAGCAGGATCCCTGGTAAAGAACCTTGTCGCAGGGGACCTTGTCGTTCCGACAATTCGCCGCGACTGTGACAAATGCATTGACGCAAGAAGCGACCTGTGTCCCCATCCTGATAAATACATGGATTCGGGGCTTCTGAGAGCGCACGGCTTCGCCAGGGAGTTTATTGTCCTTAAGAGCCGTTATCTCATTAATTTGCCCGATGATCTGGAGAACCTGGCCCTGCTGCTTACGCCCTTGAGCGTGGCCGAAAAAGCCCACGGGGAGGCGGTTCAGATCCTTGAGCGGTACAACTATTACTGCTTCCACAATGACGATTCTTTCCCACCCCGCACATTAGTGACCGGTATGGGCCCGGTGGGGATAATGACCGCTTTTCTTCTTTCCCTTTACAACTACCGGATAACAGTATTCGGGCGCAGGGAATCGGACGACTCCAGATCCGCTGTATTCGACCCCCTGGATGTTGAGTTCATCAATACAGCCCGGGTCCCATTGGAAAGATTGGGGAAGGCGGGATATCATTTCAACCATATTTTCGAGACCACCGGGGATCCGGCCTACATCATGCGCACCCTGCCGTTCATGGGTTTTAACGCCATCATGGTCCTTATGGGCATACCGGAAAATGTCACTGAAGGGGCCAACCTGGAGATAAACGGCACCGCTCTTTTCAGCAGAATGATAGAGGGCAACCAGATGCTGATGGGCAGTCTGAAGGCGGGAAGGGACGCATTCAACTCTTCGGTAAAACACCTGACCGAGCTAAGCGACCTTTATGGAAAACAGTTGTCCGGGCTTATTACACACACGTTTCCCCTCGAGGAATACCACAAGGCCCTCGCTCTGGATTCCAGGGAAGCCATCCTTCCTGTTCTGGATCTGACCTGA
- the zraR_3 gene encoding transcriptional regulatory protein ZraR, whose translation MTGMGIGKMRIDVYKGDQYLGGYHVGSSSQLRIGRGRKNQIILPHQTVSRHHANLVRQGARYTLMDRSSNGTWIEGERIEKAILSRGDEFTIGPYQLRLTQEESEWDKETEIRGGSSSGDESMFEGMVGRSEAMTRLFEMIDRISSSGGTALIMGETGCGKELVARALHNRGGRSSGPFVAINCGAISRDLVESELFGHEKGAFTGASSARKGAFEQAHGGTLFLDEIGELSLSLQPKLLRVLESGEIRRVGSQGSTSVDVRVVAATHRHLKKGVEQGTFRADLLYRLFVLPLSVPSLRQRKDDIPVLAQYFLMGRSAILPDAMERLEGHTWPGNVRELKNVLERACILKGGGAIDREDLIFMDDGDDPMTGYEEDEETPHTLEELERMYYTRAMERSEGNIRAAAKWLGIPKSTFFDRVKKYGISQDGKDEDADAD comes from the coding sequence ATGACGGGCATGGGGATTGGTAAAATGCGTATAGATGTTTATAAGGGCGACCAGTACCTTGGGGGATACCATGTCGGCAGCAGTTCCCAGCTGCGAATTGGCCGTGGCAGGAAAAATCAGATTATTCTTCCTCATCAGACTGTGAGCCGTCACCACGCCAATCTGGTTCGTCAGGGCGCCCGCTACACCCTGATGGACCGGAGCAGCAACGGAACCTGGATTGAAGGGGAGAGGATCGAAAAGGCCATTCTCTCCCGCGGTGATGAGTTTACCATAGGTCCGTACCAACTCCGCCTGACCCAGGAGGAATCCGAGTGGGATAAGGAAACCGAGATCAGGGGGGGATCTTCATCTGGGGATGAATCCATGTTCGAGGGGATGGTGGGAAGGTCCGAAGCCATGACTCGCCTGTTTGAGATGATCGACAGGATCTCCTCATCCGGAGGAACCGCGCTGATCATGGGCGAAACGGGATGCGGCAAAGAACTTGTGGCCAGGGCGCTCCACAACCGGGGCGGGCGTTCATCGGGTCCGTTCGTTGCCATCAACTGCGGGGCAATTTCGCGGGACCTTGTGGAAAGTGAGCTGTTCGGCCATGAGAAGGGGGCGTTTACCGGGGCTTCTTCGGCCAGGAAGGGGGCCTTTGAGCAGGCGCATGGCGGCACCCTTTTCCTCGACGAGATCGGCGAACTGTCCCTCAGCCTCCAGCCGAAGCTCCTCAGGGTCCTTGAGTCAGGCGAGATCAGGAGAGTGGGTTCCCAGGGCAGTACCAGCGTGGATGTTCGGGTGGTGGCTGCTACCCACCGACATCTGAAAAAGGGTGTGGAACAGGGGACTTTTCGCGCCGATCTTCTCTACCGGCTTTTCGTCCTCCCTCTTTCGGTGCCCTCACTGCGGCAGAGAAAAGATGACATACCTGTTCTGGCGCAGTATTTCTTGATGGGACGGTCCGCAATACTTCCCGATGCCATGGAAAGGCTTGAGGGACACACCTGGCCTGGAAATGTAAGGGAGCTGAAAAACGTTCTTGAGCGTGCCTGCATACTGAAAGGTGGAGGGGCCATAGACAGGGAGGACCTTATCTTCATGGATGACGGGGATGATCCCATGACGGGCTACGAGGAGGATGAGGAGACCCCTCATACCCTGGAGGAACTGGAAAGGATGTACTACACCCGTGCCATGGAAAGGTCGGAAGGGAACATCAGGGCGGCCGCCAAGTGGCTGGGAATACCTAAATCAACCTTTTTTGACCGGGTGAAAAAATACGGCATCTCCCAGGACGGAAAGGACGAGGATGCGGATGCGGACTGA
- the mtnB gene encoding methylthioribulose-1-phosphate dehydratase has translation MRMEGESWDRLAAEFARIGRFLLQSGLNNSHSGNLSVRIGDQLVITRRGSMLGELCPSDLVPVGLKQDDSGIAIASTEVNVHRAIYRSTSALAIVHSHPRSATALSLGRDNIVPVDVEGRYYFKRIPVFQAERAIGSGEMEEGLPPLLKDFPIVMVRGHGAFATGGTLEEGLQISHSLEWSCDILLRCMAMGLSPEGIIGDDGHGDW, from the coding sequence ATGAGGATGGAAGGCGAATCCTGGGACAGGCTGGCAGCGGAATTTGCCCGCATCGGACGGTTCCTGTTACAGAGTGGGCTTAATAACTCCCACAGCGGCAATCTCAGCGTTCGAATCGGTGACCAACTGGTGATCACTCGCCGTGGGTCAATGTTGGGGGAACTTTGCCCTTCCGACCTTGTCCCGGTCGGCCTCAAGCAGGATGACAGCGGAATTGCCATCGCCTCCACGGAGGTCAATGTCCACCGGGCAATCTATCGTTCCACCTCGGCGCTGGCTATTGTCCATTCCCATCCGCGCTCCGCCACGGCCCTTTCTCTGGGGAGGGACAATATAGTCCCCGTGGATGTGGAGGGCCGGTACTATTTCAAAAGGATCCCGGTTTTTCAGGCTGAACGCGCCATCGGTTCCGGGGAAATGGAGGAGGGCCTGCCCCCTCTCCTGAAAGATTTTCCCATCGTTATGGTCAGGGGGCACGGGGCCTTCGCGACTGGCGGAACTCTTGAGGAGGGGCTTCAGATCTCCCACTCGCTGGAATGGTCCTGCGATATTCTCCTTCGATGCATGGCCATGGGGCTGTCGCCCGAGGGGATCATAGGTGATGACGGGCATGGGGATTGGTAA
- the ydhV_2 gene encoding putative oxidoreductase YdhV gives MSFPWRALNIDLSTGRIRSSEVPESRARLFLGGRGLGARILGDLTAPEMEPLCPDTPLIVATGPLTGAGVPSGDRFSLSTLSPLTGTVLDTNSGGRLGRSLKRAGWDLLIIRGSAQNPSILRVDSDGAKLLPAGELWGQGVSKVLGELEGAYGKGCGFAVIGPAGERVVRYASIMTERMRAMGRGGAGAVMGSKNLKAIVAMGNGEVPVHDRGRLKTVLEESNRWLRAHPVTSKALPALGTPMMVNICTRAGIFPMANFRRVAVGESKAYSGEKLAREFTVGRSGCTGCYIRCGRITEVDGVKGEGPEYESLWALGPNLDICDLKTIIRASHLCNELGLDTISTGGTLSCAMELGSLGIRRSSLTFGDPESVLKAIGLIAAREGEGDELAEGSRILSRKAGAEEYSMQVKGLELPGYDPRGVQGQGLAYATSSRGGCHLRGGYLIAREILGIPKKISGREVLGKGGHVARAQDFGAVADSLSSCRFATFALAQEYWSRMVSAVTGWEISGEDLMLAGERIINLERILNVERGVGPELDSLPRRFLSEPLKEGACAGEVVRLDEMLDEYYARRGWTDGIPDREKIEELGLA, from the coding sequence ATGTCCTTTCCATGGCGTGCCCTCAATATCGATCTTTCCACAGGCCGAATCCGCAGTAGTGAGGTCCCTGAAAGCCGGGCCCGGCTTTTTCTGGGCGGCAGGGGGCTCGGCGCCCGTATTCTGGGGGATCTGACAGCTCCCGAGATGGAACCTCTGTGTCCGGATACACCCCTTATTGTCGCCACTGGCCCGTTAACGGGGGCAGGGGTCCCTTCCGGCGATCGTTTCAGCCTGAGCACCCTTTCTCCCCTCACCGGCACTGTCCTGGATACCAATTCGGGAGGCCGGCTGGGCCGTTCCCTGAAAAGGGCCGGCTGGGATCTCCTCATTATCCGCGGATCAGCCCAAAACCCTTCCATCCTCAGAGTGGACAGTGACGGGGCCAAGCTGCTGCCGGCCGGGGAACTGTGGGGCCAGGGGGTCTCGAAGGTCCTGGGAGAACTGGAGGGCGCCTACGGAAAAGGCTGCGGGTTTGCGGTCATAGGGCCTGCCGGGGAACGGGTTGTACGCTACGCATCGATCATGACGGAGCGGATGAGGGCCATGGGCAGGGGAGGGGCAGGGGCCGTCATGGGAAGCAAGAACCTCAAGGCTATCGTGGCTATGGGGAACGGCGAGGTCCCCGTCCATGATCGGGGCCGGCTTAAAACTGTCCTCGAGGAATCCAACAGATGGCTTCGTGCCCACCCGGTCACCTCGAAGGCGCTGCCGGCATTGGGCACGCCCATGATGGTGAACATCTGCACCCGTGCGGGCATCTTTCCCATGGCCAACTTCCGGAGAGTGGCGGTGGGGGAATCGAAAGCCTATTCGGGAGAAAAGCTGGCCAGGGAATTCACCGTTGGGCGCAGCGGGTGCACGGGGTGCTACATACGATGCGGCCGAATCACCGAGGTGGACGGCGTGAAGGGCGAGGGCCCGGAATATGAAAGCCTCTGGGCATTGGGCCCGAACCTCGACATCTGCGATCTGAAAACCATCATCCGGGCCTCTCACCTGTGCAACGAGCTTGGCCTTGACACCATTTCCACCGGCGGGACCCTCTCGTGCGCCATGGAACTGGGCAGCCTCGGTATCAGAAGATCATCCCTGACCTTCGGTGACCCCGAGTCCGTTCTGAAGGCGATCGGCCTTATCGCGGCCAGGGAAGGCGAAGGCGACGAGTTGGCCGAGGGATCCCGTATCCTTTCCAGAAAAGCCGGGGCCGAGGAATACTCCATGCAGGTCAAGGGGTTGGAACTCCCGGGTTACGATCCCCGAGGTGTGCAGGGTCAGGGGCTGGCATACGCGACATCCAGCCGTGGGGGCTGTCACCTCAGAGGGGGATACCTCATCGCCAGAGAGATACTCGGCATCCCCAAGAAGATTTCCGGGAGGGAGGTCCTGGGTAAAGGCGGGCATGTCGCGAGAGCACAGGATTTCGGGGCGGTAGCCGATTCCCTTTCCTCATGCCGATTCGCAACCTTCGCTCTGGCCCAGGAATACTGGTCCAGGATGGTGTCCGCCGTCACCGGATGGGAGATATCCGGGGAGGATCTGATGCTGGCAGGGGAGAGAATAATCAATCTGGAACGAATATTGAATGTAGAAAGGGGGGTTGGGCCGGAACTGGATAGCCTCCCCCGTCGCTTTCTCTCCGAACCGCTTAAGGAGGGCGCCTGCGCCGGTGAGGTGGTCAGGCTCGATGAGATGCTGGATGAATACTATGCCCGTAGAGGATGGACCGACGGGATCCCGGACCGGGAGAAGATAGAGGAGTTGGGGCTGGCATGA
- the pdaA gene encoding peptidoglycan-N-acetylmuramic acid deacetylase PdaA precursor: MEEKKIHCVNHPGRNARRRCYQCLSSICPACQRRASGHIFCSFRCQALYWLSEKSVLIKRRYLRVSLRLRRVNRVLEKVTGSGIFRLVYLGVLLLILVQTAALLHTTREIGDLMRSPPVYSSPVLPSPPGEAPAGSLAAAPLPPTPAKKTAKILLPTNDLTRGDPLSRKVAITFDGGGQGNAAVRILDALKARGLKATFFLTGEFIKRYPAIVRRIASEGHEVGNHTYNHPHLTTYASNYRQDTLPGVTRKFLIAELEKNEVIYEKITGRKMEHLWRAPYGEQNAAIRRWAWEAGYRHVSWTYDSKTHQSLDGLDWVTDKSSALYLSSKQIVHKILSFDQGTNSGLGGGILLFHLGSERKTDPFYPRIGELLDQLKDRGYKVGSIGSMIGAVGGG, encoded by the coding sequence ATGGAAGAGAAAAAGATTCACTGCGTCAACCACCCCGGCAGGAACGCACGACGGCGCTGCTATCAATGTCTTTCTTCCATTTGCCCCGCGTGCCAGCGTCGGGCAAGCGGGCACATCTTCTGCTCCTTCCGCTGTCAGGCTCTTTATTGGCTGTCCGAAAAGTCGGTGCTCATCAAACGCAGGTACCTCAGGGTAAGTCTGCGGCTGAGAAGGGTGAACAGGGTACTGGAAAAGGTGACGGGCAGCGGTATATTCAGGCTCGTCTATCTCGGCGTTTTGCTCCTTATCCTTGTCCAGACGGCCGCACTGCTCCACACCACCAGAGAGATAGGCGATCTCATGCGGTCACCACCCGTTTATTCATCCCCTGTCCTTCCCTCTCCTCCCGGTGAGGCCCCGGCCGGGTCCCTCGCAGCAGCGCCTTTGCCCCCCACCCCGGCAAAAAAGACGGCAAAGATTTTACTCCCCACGAATGATTTGACCAGGGGCGATCCTCTGTCGAGGAAGGTCGCCATAACATTCGACGGAGGCGGGCAGGGAAACGCGGCTGTTCGCATCCTCGACGCCCTTAAAGCCAGGGGGCTGAAAGCCACATTTTTCCTGACCGGTGAGTTCATCAAACGATATCCCGCTATTGTCCGCCGGATCGCGTCCGAGGGGCATGAAGTGGGAAATCACACCTATAACCATCCGCACCTGACCACGTACGCATCCAACTATCGTCAGGATACGCTTCCGGGCGTCACCCGGAAGTTTCTCATCGCTGAACTGGAAAAAAACGAGGTTATATACGAAAAGATTACCGGCAGGAAGATGGAACACCTCTGGCGCGCGCCCTACGGGGAACAGAACGCGGCTATAAGGCGCTGGGCCTGGGAAGCCGGGTACCGACACGTCTCATGGACCTACGATTCAAAGACGCACCAAAGCCTTGATGGCCTGGACTGGGTAACCGACAAAAGTTCCGCACTCTACCTGAGTTCCAAACAGATCGTGCACAAGATCCTGTCCTTCGATCAGGGGACCAATTCCGGGCTCGGCGGTGGAATACTCCTGTTCCATTTGGGGTCGGAGCGAAAGACCGATCCTTTCTATCCCAGGATTGGTGAACTGCTCGATCAGCTCAAGGACAGGGGATACAAGGTAGGATCTATCGGTTCCATGATAGGCGCGGTAGGTGGAGGATAG